A genome region from Fervidobacterium changbaicum includes the following:
- a CDS encoding GspE/PulE family protein — MKLGDVLIEKGIITPAELQNALELQRELHKPLGEILIQLGYCTWDDIVKALAEQYEIQACVGEVKINEEFAKSFAKDLINELKIIPIDEKEGKVIVGISNVYDIPVIKRRLKFKLGKDVDFCLMPPSIFETLYNNILHGITSGLMVQEIDEIITQQEIEQQQLEEEKTISEQEETPVVRLVSNIVDHAIELDASDIHIEPQRRNVVVRYRLDGVLRKITEYPRNMHAAVVSRIKILAGLDIVERRLPQDGKFFVKHGEEQYDLRVSTMPSVHGEKVVMRLLKVSSSKKKLEELGYSPYNYERVQKLIEHPYGIILVTGPTGSGKSTTLVAIINSLNSEDVNIVTAEDPVEYTVEGITQCQVNAEIGLTFAKYLRAFLRQDPDIIMVGEIRDRETAQLAVEASLTGHLVLSTLHTNTAAGAIDRLVNMGIEPSLISASLIGVIGQRLVRKVCSKCKVERDLPERFVNLARKLFPEMNTVQYIGEGCQACNNTGYKGRTAVAEVLMVNDEIRRLVQKGASTYELDRAARKYGMISMFQDGLYKVLNGETTMAEILAVVGEEEEE, encoded by the coding sequence ATGAAACTAGGAGACGTGCTCATAGAAAAGGGAATTATCACACCTGCCGAACTCCAAAACGCACTGGAATTGCAAAGGGAACTACACAAACCACTTGGAGAGATTTTGATTCAGCTTGGGTACTGTACATGGGACGATATCGTAAAAGCCCTTGCTGAGCAGTACGAAATCCAAGCATGTGTCGGGGAAGTAAAAATCAACGAAGAGTTTGCCAAGTCATTCGCAAAAGATTTAATAAATGAATTGAAAATCATCCCAATCGATGAAAAGGAAGGAAAAGTCATCGTTGGGATCTCAAATGTTTACGATATACCTGTTATAAAACGCAGGTTAAAATTCAAATTGGGCAAAGATGTTGACTTTTGCCTTATGCCACCAAGTATCTTTGAAACACTCTACAACAACATTCTACACGGCATAACGTCCGGGTTAATGGTTCAAGAAATTGACGAAATAATTACTCAGCAAGAAATAGAACAGCAACAGCTCGAAGAGGAAAAGACCATCTCCGAACAAGAGGAAACTCCTGTTGTAAGGCTAGTTTCCAACATCGTCGACCATGCAATTGAGCTTGATGCGAGTGATATTCATATAGAACCACAAAGACGAAATGTCGTTGTTAGGTATCGTCTCGATGGGGTCTTGAGAAAAATTACTGAGTACCCCAGAAACATGCACGCGGCGGTAGTTTCAAGGATAAAAATCTTGGCAGGTCTTGATATAGTGGAAAGAAGGTTGCCGCAAGATGGAAAATTCTTTGTCAAGCACGGAGAGGAACAGTACGACTTACGTGTTTCAACGATGCCTTCTGTTCATGGTGAAAAGGTGGTTATGCGTTTACTGAAGGTCTCATCATCGAAGAAAAAACTTGAAGAACTTGGCTATTCCCCTTACAACTATGAGAGAGTTCAAAAGCTAATAGAACATCCTTACGGTATTATACTCGTCACGGGCCCGACTGGTAGCGGTAAATCCACAACCTTAGTAGCTATAATAAATTCGCTTAATTCGGAAGACGTGAACATTGTCACAGCCGAAGACCCGGTGGAATATACTGTCGAAGGAATTACTCAGTGCCAAGTCAACGCTGAAATAGGACTAACTTTTGCTAAATATTTGCGAGCTTTCCTAAGGCAAGACCCTGACATCATAATGGTCGGTGAAATCAGAGACAGGGAAACTGCCCAGCTTGCTGTTGAGGCATCGTTGACAGGTCACTTGGTCTTGTCGACACTGCACACAAATACAGCTGCTGGAGCTATTGACAGGTTAGTAAATATGGGGATCGAACCATCACTCATCTCGGCATCCCTTATAGGCGTTATTGGCCAAAGGTTGGTTAGGAAAGTTTGTAGTAAATGTAAAGTAGAAAGAGACCTGCCTGAAAGATTTGTAAACCTGGCAAGAAAACTTTTCCCAGAAATGAACACAGTTCAATACATCGGTGAAGGATGTCAAGCTTGCAACAACACAGGCTACAAAGGAAGGACTGCTGTAGCAGAAGTCCTCATGGTTAATGATGAGATAAGGAGGCTCGTACAAAAGGGTGCGTCAACGTACGAACTCGATAGAGCTGCAAGGAAGTATGGAATGATCAGCATGTTCCAAGATGGCTTGTACAAAGTACTGAATGGTGAAACAACCATGGCAGAAATTCTAGCAGTAGTGGGTGAAGAAGAGGAAGAATAA
- a CDS encoding adenosylhomocysteinase, with the protein MNQMEKNLQKSGHQKIDWVSKHMKLLNLIQEMDYSLSGLKIGMSIHLEAKTAYLAITLKKLGAEVFVTGCNPLSTQDDVAQALKDFGITVHAKRTEDENEYFGFLHRILDYKPDLILDDGADLTVLAHTQRQEVLENLKGVSEETTTGVRRLKNLQVQGILKVPVIAVNNAKMKFMFDNRYGTGQSTWDSIMRNTNLLIAGKNVLVAGYGWCGRGIAMRAHGLGAKVMVSEVDPIKAVEALMDGFEVGKIEELAPRADIIVTATGVRDVLNEEIIRKLKNGVVLANAGHFNVEIPIEKLEKLATRKYEIRQNVTCYEIDGKDIFVIGQGRLVNLAAADGHPVEIMDISFALQAFSLIYLSQKYKQLKNEVYDYPEELDKQVAKLKLRALGIQIDELSDEQRKYLESF; encoded by the coding sequence ATGAATCAGATGGAAAAAAATCTTCAAAAGTCAGGACATCAAAAAATAGATTGGGTATCAAAACATATGAAACTTCTGAATTTAATTCAGGAAATGGATTACTCACTAAGTGGTTTAAAAATAGGGATGTCGATTCACCTTGAAGCCAAAACCGCTTATCTTGCGATCACCTTGAAAAAGCTTGGTGCGGAAGTTTTCGTAACTGGCTGTAATCCGTTGTCAACACAGGACGATGTCGCACAGGCTCTTAAAGACTTTGGTATAACAGTTCATGCTAAGCGCACGGAAGACGAGAACGAGTACTTTGGTTTTTTACATAGAATACTCGACTACAAACCAGATCTAATACTCGATGATGGAGCCGATTTAACGGTTCTTGCACATACACAAAGACAAGAGGTCTTAGAAAACTTGAAAGGAGTCTCTGAGGAAACAACAACGGGAGTGAGAAGGCTAAAAAACCTTCAGGTGCAGGGAATTTTGAAGGTCCCTGTAATAGCAGTTAACAACGCAAAGATGAAATTCATGTTTGACAACAGATATGGAACAGGACAATCAACTTGGGATTCGATTATGCGAAACACGAATTTGCTCATAGCCGGTAAGAACGTTCTTGTAGCAGGTTACGGTTGGTGTGGAAGAGGCATAGCGATGCGTGCACATGGTTTAGGCGCTAAAGTCATGGTCAGTGAAGTTGACCCCATCAAAGCTGTAGAAGCCTTGATGGACGGGTTTGAAGTAGGGAAAATCGAAGAACTTGCTCCAAGAGCAGACATAATAGTAACAGCCACAGGTGTTCGCGATGTTTTAAATGAAGAAATAATTCGCAAACTCAAAAATGGGGTAGTTTTGGCAAATGCAGGACACTTCAATGTGGAAATACCTATTGAGAAACTTGAAAAGCTTGCAACTAGGAAATACGAGATACGACAAAACGTTACTTGCTATGAAATCGATGGTAAAGACATTTTCGTTATTGGACAGGGTAGATTGGTTAACCTGGCAGCCGCAGACGGACATCCAGTCGAAATCATGGACATTTCATTCGCGCTTCAAGCCTTTTCGTTGATTTACCTTTCCCAAAAATATAAACAACTGAAAAACGAGGTCTACGATTATCCTGAAGAATTAGACAAACAGGTCGCAAAGTTAAAATTAAGAGCATTAGGAATACAGATAGACGAACTATCCGACGAACAAAGAAAATACCTGGAAAGTTTTTGA
- the ftsA gene encoding cell division protein FtsA — MPKSREIVSLDIGNDSIKGIVVDFSEGFGNVLAFSNVKTRGIENGEIKDVVALNESMGQIVEDLEEQLGKELRGELLVSSSCGDFTLTEITEELILTEKEEAYVSEEHVMKLTDNLLADLFPNNERNSLHLFVKKYVLDDNKIVVNPIGMKTRKVAAIYTVVMGSEKYRNVVEYATKDILGEAEYYISFVSNAEAVLSNVEKDRGVVHVDLGYNHTTVTLYYANTPLEMERIDISMKNVLKDIAIVLKTSLQEAERLLKTYGVAVYMDIESVPIEYKGLDGRTIQRTDKEFLSRIIYARLREIFMRVKKLYKDFTVKYPDFGNIGIPGGIVLTGGGAMLQRIETLASEVFKCPVRIGTVADTEMFKAEGAELNVFTPLYAAAFGNIIVYQKEQNMYSPMVGERTKKRQSGPGFFKKLSETFGKIFG, encoded by the coding sequence ATGCCTAAATCACGAGAGATCGTTTCTTTGGATATCGGAAACGATAGTATCAAAGGTATCGTGGTTGATTTCAGCGAAGGATTCGGAAACGTATTGGCTTTTTCAAATGTTAAAACTAGGGGTATAGAAAATGGTGAAATCAAAGATGTCGTTGCTTTAAACGAATCAATGGGTCAGATTGTTGAAGACTTAGAAGAACAGTTGGGCAAAGAGCTTAGAGGGGAACTTTTAGTTTCTTCCAGTTGTGGCGACTTCACCCTTACTGAAATCACTGAAGAGCTCATATTGACGGAAAAAGAAGAAGCATACGTTTCTGAAGAGCACGTAATGAAACTTACCGACAATTTACTTGCGGACCTTTTCCCAAACAACGAGAGGAACTCGCTGCATCTCTTTGTAAAAAAATACGTGCTTGATGATAATAAGATTGTTGTCAATCCCATAGGCATGAAGACAAGAAAAGTTGCTGCAATCTACACAGTTGTAATGGGTTCGGAGAAGTACAGAAATGTTGTCGAATATGCAACAAAAGATATCCTTGGTGAAGCGGAGTATTATATTTCCTTTGTATCAAATGCAGAAGCCGTGCTATCAAACGTTGAGAAAGATAGAGGAGTTGTCCATGTGGATTTAGGTTATAATCACACAACTGTAACCCTGTACTACGCAAACACGCCTTTGGAGATGGAAAGAATTGATATATCCATGAAAAACGTTTTAAAAGACATCGCTATTGTTCTGAAGACGTCTTTACAAGAAGCAGAAAGGCTACTAAAGACGTATGGTGTTGCTGTTTACATGGATATAGAGTCAGTCCCTATTGAATACAAGGGCTTAGATGGTAGAACTATTCAACGAACCGATAAGGAGTTCCTATCAAGAATCATATATGCACGGCTGAGGGAAATATTCATGCGTGTAAAGAAACTTTACAAAGACTTCACCGTAAAATATCCAGATTTTGGAAACATTGGGATTCCCGGTGGGATAGTCCTGACTGGGGGAGGAGCAATGCTACAACGTATTGAAACACTCGCTAGTGAAGTCTTTAAATGTCCCGTTAGAATCGGAACAGTAGCGGACACGGAGATGTTTAAAGCTGAAGGTGCAGAGCTTAACGTATTTACACCTCTTTATGCTGCAGCCTTTGGGAATATTATTGTTTATCAAAAGGAACAGAATATGTACAGTCCTATGGTTGGTGAGAGGACAAAGAAGCGACAATCAGGTCCCGGATTTTTCAAAAAACTCTCCGAGACCTTTGGAAAGATATTTGGATAA
- a CDS encoding DUF4894 domain-containing protein: MAGRYLLIVTLYVVLLFFSSYNLKSYKTFSITTEQPSTYWFSISYDGRFWKVNTAGRIYDIYPDDGKSLLEAAPFVTGFNIDLIQGKIDSPFLKYLPQKIPTGVFEINLKEKYIVTRNSSIVYITDISDIQSCLNTLALAWQYMDPKKVYLFKNGKIYTIKG; the protein is encoded by the coding sequence ATGGCAGGAAGGTATTTATTGATTGTTACCCTTTACGTTGTTTTGCTATTTTTTTCATCATATAACCTAAAATCTTACAAAACCTTTTCAATAACTACAGAACAACCGTCAACTTACTGGTTCTCTATTTCATACGATGGACGCTTTTGGAAAGTCAACACAGCAGGTCGTATATATGATATTTATCCAGATGATGGGAAATCACTGCTGGAGGCTGCACCTTTTGTAACAGGTTTCAACATCGATTTAATACAAGGAAAAATCGATAGCCCGTTTTTGAAATATTTGCCTCAGAAAATCCCAACAGGCGTATTTGAAATCAATCTTAAAGAAAAATACATTGTAACAAGGAACTCCTCAATAGTTTATATTACAGACATTAGTGATATCCAATCTTGTCTGAACACACTAGCTTTGGCATGGCAGTATATGGATCCTAAGAAAGTATACTTATTCAAGAATGGAAAAATTTATACAATAAAGGGGTGA
- a CDS encoding macro domain-containing protein: protein MRTFELKGNVRIGNVEIQFVVGDITKLDVDAIVNAANSYLQHGGGVAGAISRAGGPAIQEESDEFVRKNGPVPPGGVAVTGAGNLKAKYVIHTVGPIGNKEGNDEIMKKAFENVFSKADELNITSLAIPFVGTGIFGYPFENFIKICVDKTLNFFSNYSGPIKLVTFCDIDSSKVQKLMETFLKKSFSQDN, encoded by the coding sequence GTGAGAACTTTTGAATTAAAAGGTAACGTTCGCATCGGTAATGTTGAAATCCAATTCGTGGTTGGTGATATAACAAAGTTAGACGTTGATGCTATTGTGAACGCGGCAAATTCATACCTGCAGCATGGTGGAGGAGTGGCAGGTGCTATATCACGGGCTGGCGGACCTGCGATTCAAGAAGAGAGCGACGAATTTGTGAGGAAAAACGGACCTGTTCCACCAGGTGGCGTTGCAGTTACTGGTGCAGGAAATCTAAAGGCCAAGTACGTGATTCACACAGTTGGGCCCATAGGAAATAAGGAAGGGAATGATGAAATAATGAAAAAAGCTTTCGAGAACGTATTCTCGAAAGCCGATGAACTAAACATTACTTCTCTTGCTATTCCTTTTGTGGGAACCGGAATCTTTGGATATCCTTTTGAGAATTTCATCAAAATTTGTGTTGATAAGACTCTGAATTTCTTTTCAAATTACAGTGGCCCAATAAAATTAGTTACCTTTTGCGATATAGACAGTTCGAAAGTTCAGAAACTCATGGAAACATTTTTGAAAAAAAGTTTCTCCCAGGATAATTAA
- a CDS encoding replication-associated recombination protein A, with product MLRPKTFEEFVGQEHLLGQGALLRISIEQNQLFSAILAGPPGTGKSSVLQLIRNYTDYEIYQLNAAFTSVEEIKKLEHYAYNVRGIKKILIFIDEIHRFNRKQQDVFLPGVEAGVYVLYGTTTESPEHTINPALLSRCRVLRFRRLSNEDLSKILEKAVNHTGIRVSESSKAYLINSSNGDARFLLNSYELLSNIAKTQGKDVIDDAVLNMYLGEGYTKYTDKEHYNLASAFIKSIRGSDPDAALYYMMRMIEGGEDPRFIARRLVILASEDVGLADPFAFVLATATSQAVESVGLPECIINLSECVIYLALAPKSNSSYEAVMKAQQLAQKTMNLPVPRHLLNVENSGYKYPHSYGGFIKQTYMPKQITERIYIPKNIAKEAKLAEVYKKLWKERFPSESQDGKKEVDKGGAQRENF from the coding sequence ATACTCAGGCCTAAGACTTTTGAAGAATTTGTCGGACAAGAGCACCTTCTCGGACAAGGTGCTCTTTTGCGTATATCTATAGAGCAAAATCAACTATTTTCAGCCATCCTTGCCGGTCCTCCGGGAACTGGTAAAAGTTCTGTTTTACAGTTAATACGAAATTACACTGACTATGAAATTTATCAATTGAATGCAGCTTTCACATCTGTTGAGGAAATCAAAAAATTGGAACATTACGCGTACAACGTCAGAGGGATCAAAAAGATATTAATTTTTATCGATGAAATCCATAGATTCAATCGGAAACAACAAGATGTGTTTTTGCCCGGAGTTGAAGCCGGAGTCTACGTACTGTACGGTACAACAACCGAAAGCCCTGAACATACTATCAATCCAGCGCTCCTTTCTCGTTGTAGGGTTTTGAGATTTAGAAGGTTAAGTAACGAAGACCTTTCAAAAATCTTGGAAAAGGCTGTGAATCATACGGGAATCCGTGTAAGTGAATCCAGTAAGGCATATCTTATAAATTCGTCAAACGGAGATGCTCGGTTTTTGCTAAACTCCTACGAGTTGCTCTCAAACATTGCAAAAACTCAAGGCAAAGATGTTATAGACGATGCTGTTTTAAATATGTACCTTGGAGAAGGATATACAAAATACACCGACAAAGAGCACTACAACCTTGCTTCAGCTTTCATTAAAAGTATCAGAGGTAGCGACCCGGATGCCGCTTTGTACTACATGATGCGTATGATCGAAGGAGGGGAAGATCCACGTTTTATTGCTAGAAGACTTGTTATTTTAGCGAGCGAAGACGTGGGGTTGGCTGACCCATTTGCTTTCGTCCTCGCAACCGCTACAAGTCAGGCTGTGGAAAGTGTCGGTTTGCCAGAATGCATAATAAACCTTTCAGAATGTGTGATTTACTTGGCATTGGCTCCAAAGAGTAACTCAAGTTACGAGGCAGTCATGAAAGCACAACAGTTAGCTCAAAAGACGATGAACCTACCTGTGCCGAGACATCTACTGAACGTCGAAAATAGTGGTTACAAATACCCACACTCGTATGGAGGCTTCATAAAACAAACGTACATGCCAAAGCAAATAACCGAAAGAATTTATATACCAAAAAACATTGCAAAGGAAGCAAAGCTGGCAGAAGTTTATAAAAAACTATGGAAAGAACGGTTTCCTTCTGAAAGTCAAGACGGCAAAAAGGAAGTAGACAAGGGAGGTGCGCAGCGTGAGAACTTTTGA
- a CDS encoding SUMF1/EgtB/PvdO family nonheme iron enzyme — protein sequence MKLNKYLLTVILFIMYFSVLSIVLAVTIVYKDSSTIEGDLEDMNNKYVVVSNALGKIQIPVDNVKAIIFRNHNMFQTGREVSIGGKKYEGYATELSKEYVTVTTWFGNVKVNLKSDILDFIGFEKVDFPNVPLETYFQVELSLNEYYVCSLKSGEMIVGTQLSSNNDYLIVSDNYRNTFYILKGAVEDLYIPYKYAKGYDLVVLSTGRKLYGVVKKLSETQYEVSGQWGKVVVNQGEILFTTYKETKEQVVQPVQPTPKVEPAPNLLDRLIYDKDGVAVVVADSPIKVEGKEIKRINIYPRQIVDPRTGIVFVLVPGGVFKMGADTSWGSVDDDELPQREVYVSAFYISKYPITVKQYLDFLKASQTSSSVVYGKQISPVEIDFLSQKVRVSYNAPQALLNSPITGINYLSAKAYCDWAGYQLPTEAQWEKAARGTDGRRYPWGNSRPTTYNDGKKDYPVDMFEETDVSPYGVVNMYGYPIEICRDYYSKDAYKKLPKDDPLNTTGTYVVGRTGVLTGRITDRIPILPSEPRDDTTFRVVLSVEEALDISKKPLNNKLVGITWFIVNDNIKKQYSVKSEGLYVAYVESGSPAQLAGVKTGDVIVKIDGKAIKSQDDALKALSGKKQGDVSVLTIERAGKTLEIKIKLGIWLF from the coding sequence ATGAAACTGAACAAATATCTGTTAACAGTTATTTTATTTATTATGTATTTTTCGGTCTTGTCTATAGTCCTTGCCGTTACGATAGTTTACAAAGACAGTTCAACGATTGAGGGTGACTTGGAAGATATGAACAACAAGTATGTCGTTGTAAGTAACGCACTTGGCAAAATCCAGATACCGGTAGATAATGTAAAAGCTATCATCTTCAGAAATCATAACATGTTTCAAACTGGCCGTGAAGTTTCCATAGGTGGAAAAAAGTACGAAGGGTATGCTACCGAACTCTCAAAAGAATACGTAACAGTCACTACGTGGTTTGGAAACGTTAAGGTAAATTTGAAGTCAGATATTTTGGATTTCATAGGCTTTGAAAAAGTTGATTTTCCTAATGTCCCGTTGGAAACGTATTTCCAAGTTGAATTATCGTTAAACGAATATTACGTTTGCTCTTTAAAAAGTGGTGAAATGATCGTTGGGACCCAACTCAGCTCAAATAACGATTATCTCATTGTTTCTGACAACTATAGAAACACGTTCTACATATTGAAAGGGGCCGTAGAGGATTTATACATACCTTACAAATACGCTAAGGGCTATGATCTGGTCGTGCTTAGTACGGGACGTAAGTTGTATGGTGTAGTTAAGAAACTTTCGGAAACGCAGTATGAGGTTTCTGGACAATGGGGTAAAGTTGTTGTCAACCAGGGAGAAATCCTGTTCACGACCTATAAGGAAACGAAGGAGCAGGTTGTACAGCCTGTTCAACCAACTCCAAAGGTAGAACCTGCTCCAAACCTTCTTGATAGACTCATTTACGACAAAGATGGGGTTGCAGTGGTTGTGGCGGACAGTCCTATAAAAGTCGAAGGGAAAGAAATCAAAAGGATAAACATCTATCCGAGGCAAATTGTTGATCCGAGGACGGGAATTGTGTTCGTCCTTGTTCCTGGTGGAGTATTCAAAATGGGAGCGGACACTTCTTGGGGAAGCGTCGACGATGATGAGCTTCCACAACGCGAAGTTTATGTTTCAGCATTTTATATATCCAAATACCCAATCACGGTAAAGCAGTACTTAGACTTCCTTAAAGCTTCTCAGACAAGTTCTAGTGTTGTTTACGGAAAACAGATAAGTCCTGTTGAAATCGATTTCCTGAGTCAAAAAGTTAGAGTGAGTTACAACGCTCCACAAGCCCTTCTTAACAGTCCGATAACTGGTATAAACTATCTCTCAGCAAAGGCATACTGCGATTGGGCAGGCTATCAACTCCCTACTGAAGCACAATGGGAGAAGGCGGCAAGGGGTACGGATGGAAGGAGATATCCGTGGGGTAATAGTAGACCAACCACATATAACGATGGTAAGAAGGATTACCCTGTTGATATGTTTGAAGAAACCGACGTATCCCCATACGGTGTAGTAAATATGTACGGTTATCCTATTGAAATTTGCAGGGATTACTACAGCAAGGATGCATACAAAAAGCTGCCTAAGGATGATCCGCTAAATACCACGGGAACTTACGTGGTTGGTAGGACAGGTGTTCTGACTGGTAGAATAACCGACAGAATTCCGATCCTTCCATCCGAACCAAGAGACGATACAACTTTTAGAGTGGTACTGAGCGTTGAAGAAGCACTTGACATTTCAAAGAAGCCACTTAATAACAAACTTGTCGGAATAACATGGTTTATTGTGAATGACAATATAAAGAAACAATACAGCGTAAAATCCGAAGGTCTCTACGTAGCGTACGTAGAGTCCGGCTCACCGGCACAACTAGCTGGCGTAAAGACTGGAGATGTGATTGTAAAGATAGACGGAAAAGCTATTAAGTCACAAGATGATGCACTGAAGGCACTCTCAGGAAAAAAACAAGGAGACGTTTCGGTTCTCACAATCGAAAGAGCAGGGAAAACTCTGGAAATAAAGATTAAGCTTGGAATTTGGTTGTTCTAA
- the ftsZ gene encoding cell division protein FtsZ gives MPFMIEKESKQRDVERIPGVPVLKVIGVGGAGCNAINRMAEMGLKGVTLIAVNTDAQVLDVSKADVTVQIGEKLTKGLGAGGNPKIGEEAALEDRKKLEEILHGTDMLFITAGFGGGTGTGAAPVIAEIARNLGILTVAIITMPFFFEGTPRWNVALEGVKRITGKVDTLIKISNNKLLEQLSPSTTIVDAFATADEILHQAVRGISDLIMKRGYINLDFADVESVMRNAGNAMLGIGVGKGEKRVIDAARKALDSKFLDYPIENARSIILNISAPRNATLQEMQEAAMIVKQTCSEDADMKFGMVIDDELADDEMRVTVIATRFDVEEKFVKSEEDIPAIYKFGLEYKGRQD, from the coding sequence ATGCCGTTTATGATAGAAAAAGAAAGCAAGCAAAGAGATGTTGAAAGAATACCTGGTGTTCCTGTGTTGAAAGTGATAGGGGTTGGGGGAGCTGGTTGTAACGCGATCAACAGGATGGCTGAAATGGGATTGAAAGGCGTCACACTGATCGCAGTGAACACCGATGCTCAGGTGCTTGATGTAAGCAAAGCAGATGTCACAGTTCAAATTGGAGAAAAACTTACAAAAGGCCTTGGTGCAGGAGGAAATCCGAAGATTGGGGAAGAGGCTGCATTAGAAGATAGGAAAAAGCTTGAAGAGATCCTGCATGGGACGGACATGCTTTTCATCACCGCTGGATTTGGCGGAGGAACGGGTACCGGAGCTGCACCTGTTATTGCAGAGATTGCCAGGAATTTGGGCATCTTAACGGTTGCAATTATCACTATGCCTTTCTTCTTTGAAGGAACACCCAGGTGGAACGTGGCTTTAGAAGGTGTAAAGCGAATTACAGGAAAAGTCGACACACTTATTAAAATAAGTAACAACAAACTACTTGAACAACTTTCACCATCAACTACTATCGTTGATGCCTTTGCTACCGCAGATGAAATCCTGCATCAAGCTGTTCGCGGTATATCTGATCTCATTATGAAACGTGGTTACATCAACCTTGACTTCGCAGATGTAGAGTCCGTTATGAGGAATGCCGGCAATGCGATGCTCGGAATTGGTGTTGGAAAAGGCGAAAAGCGCGTAATAGACGCTGCGAGAAAAGCTCTTGATAGCAAGTTCCTAGACTATCCTATCGAGAATGCAAGGTCCATTATACTGAATATATCAGCTCCACGAAACGCGACACTCCAAGAAATGCAAGAAGCAGCAATGATAGTAAAACAAACCTGCAGCGAAGATGCGGATATGAAGTTTGGTATGGTTATCGACGATGAGTTGGCCGATGACGAAATGAGAGTGACTGTCATTGCTACACGTTTTGATGTCGAGGAAAAATTCGTAAAGTCTGAGGAAGACATACCAGCAATTTATAAATTCGGTCTCGAATATAAAGGAAGGCAAGATTAA